The Leptospira mtsangambouensis sequence GAATGGATCATTGCCGATTGTGCAGTGTTAACTGCTGGTGCTGCCAACGTTCCACGGGGTTCTGATATTACTGATTCGGAAATCGTTTATATTTTAAATCATTCTGAAGCGAAAGTTGTTTTCGTAGAAAATGATAAAGTTTATGAAAAATATAAAAACAACAAATCCCAAGTAAAGTCGGTGAAAACCGTTATCATAATGGACAAAGACACCAAATTGAAGTCAGGTGCTGGAATCCTACATTTTTACGATCTCCTGGAACAAGGGAGAGATATGCGTGCCAAAGGGAAACGGGAAGCCGAAAAACGAATGGCCGGAATCAAACCGGACGATTTGTACACTCTTATTTACACATCAGGAACCACGGGAATGCCAAAAGGTGTGATGCTCATGCATTCCAATATGATTCACCAAATGCATTATGTAGTTCCTCGAGTTGCTAAGGTTTCACCTGACGATCGTATGTTGTCCATCCTTCCAGTATGGCATATCTTTGAACGAGTTGTGGAATACTTTGCCATCATCAATGGTGGATCTACTTACTATACAAAAGTAACCGAACTTCGTAACGACATCCAAAAAGCAAGACCTACCTTTATGGCTTCTGCCCCACGTGTTTGGGAAAGTATATATAACGGGATTTATACTCGTATCAATGATCCAAAACAAACTCCTCCTGTGAGAAGATTATTGTTTAAGGTTGCATACTTTTTTTCCAAACATTACCATGCGGCAATTCGTTTTCTAAAAGGTTGGGAAGTGGATTATGAAGGAAGAAACATCATTCAATCCCTAGCTTTGTCTGTGGTTTCCATCATAAAGCTTTTGTTAACGGGTCCATTTACGGTAACGATCCTTACCATCCTTGCGGCACAGTTTGGATTACCAGAGGAAAGTCCTCTGAAAACTCCATTGTATGTGATTGCTGGATTAGGGGTTTTATTTAATTCCTTTACATTGGATCGCATTGTACTCGCAAAAATTCGCCAAGCAACAGGTGGACATTTACGTGCTACTCTTTCTGGTGGTGGAGCACTCCAAAAACATGTGGATGCTTTCTTTATGGACATTGGGATTACCGTTCTTGAAGGATACGGTATGACAGAAACGGGACCGGTCATTTCTGCACGAACTTTTGATCGTCCCATTATGGGATCTGTGGGTGACATTGTTCCGCTTAGCCAAGTGCAAATTCGCGATGATGCAGGAAATGTCCTTTGCCATATTGACGATAAAAAAAATATCATCTTCGGTAAGTTAGGTGTGAAAGGTGTGGTTCATATCAAAGGACCACAGGTAATGAAAGGCTATTACAAAAATCCAGAAACTACCAAAAAAACCATCGTAGACAATTGGATGAATACCGGTGATATCGGTATGATCAACTTCAAAAAAACACTGACTCTTACAGGTCGTGCGAAGGATACAATCGTTCTACTTGGTGGAGAAAACGTAGAGCCGGTTCCTATCGAAAATAAAATTGATGAATCAACTTACATCAAACAGTCGATGATTGTGGGCCAAGACCAAAAGGTTCTCGGTGCCATCATTGTTCCCGACTTTGATGCACTCATCCCCTGGGCGGAAGAAAATGGAATTTCAGAAAAAAATCCTGAAAAACTAATCACCAATCCAAAGGTTGTCGATTTCTATAAAAAGGAAGTTCGTAATTTTAACAGTGTTAAAACTGGATTCAAAAACTTTGAACAAGTACAGTATGTAACACTCATCACAAAACCATTTGAAGTGGGTGATGAACTTACTAACTTAATGAAGATGAAACGACACGTGATTACAGAAAAATACAAAGACAGAATTTTGGAACTCTACAAAAACAGTTAATATGACTCCTTTTGCAGAGATCTTTCATGGAGAACGCATCTTGGAAATCAAGATGCAATCCAATGAAAAGAATACTTTCGATTTCGAAGCTTTTGTATTATTCGAACAAATCTTAAACAAACACGCAAACAATCCAAATTTGCGTGTTTTACTTTTTACATCCGCACAAACACAGTTTTTTTCCAATGGGATAGAACCCACTCTTATGTATGGAAAAACAGAATCTGATGTTCGAAAATCCGTTGAACAGTTGTTACGAACTGCACAAACATATTTCCAATTTCCAGTTCCCACCATTGCAGTTGTGAATGGACATTGTATGGCAGCGGGAGCAGTGTTTGCATTGTTCTCAGATTACCGGTACATGGTGGACAAAGGGGCAAGGATTGGATTTTCCGAAGCCATCGTTGGCCTTAACTTTCCATCCATTCCTACGATTGTTTTACAAGACTTGGTGGGTGTCAAAGTCACACGTGATCTTTTATTCACCGGAAAACAAATCAAAGGTCCTGAAGCCAAAGAAATCGGGCTTGTGGATGAATTATTCAGTGCTGATTCTTTGTTTGGTGAATCATTAAAATTTGCTGAATCCCTTTCCAAACTCACAAACAATTCCAGCCGTGGGATGAAAACTGCCTTACGCGAACCGTACAGAAAAAAGATGGAATCCTTATTCCAAATTGATGCTGACCTATTCACAAAAGTCATTTTGTCTCCTGATGGACAGGAAGGATTTTTATCATTAATTGAGAAACGTAGACCTAAGTTCAGTACTTGAATTTAGGTCCTCACATTGTCCGATTGTTTCGACATTTTGAGTAAAATTCTGTGTTGGATGTAAGTTTCCTAAGACTAGCCCATTGACTCCGCCGTCACTTTTAAAAGTCTAACGATAAGGAGTCATTTATGGCAGAAAATCATTATTACAACGCAAAAGATCTAGGAAAGTTTGGAGAAATTGGAAGAACTAATCCCGCTCTCGCTGATAAATTTTTCGGATATTACAACGCCGTGATGGCGGAAGGTGCTCTCTCTGAAAGAGAAAAAGCCCTGATTGCTTTGGCAGTTGCTCATGCATTAAAATGCCCGTATTGTATTGATGCCTATACGACCACCTCACTTCAAAAAGGTGCGGATGAAGCACAAATGAACGAAGCCGTTCATGTAGCCGCTGCGATGGCTGCTGGAATCAATTTGGTTCATAGTGTCCAAATGCAAAACAAAATTGATGAACTTTCTTTTTAATTTATGAATGTATCCGAACAACATTCCACCTTACGTTCATTCAGTGGGAAATCATTTCAAGAAACAATTGGGAAAACCATTCCCGCAAGGTCCCTAAAGGTTTTCCAAATCAATCTAGGACGTTGGTGTAACCAGGCCTGTCGGCATTGCCACGTGGATGCTTCTCCCATCCGAACCGAGGTGATGGACCGGGCCACAGTAGATCTTTGTTTGGATTTAATATCCAAAATTCCAGAAATAGAAACGGTTGATATTACCGGTGGTGCTCCCGAAGGAAATCCTAATTTTAAGTACCTAGTCGAAGAGGTTAGTAAGTTAGGAAAACGGGTGATGGATCGTTGTAATTTAACGATTTTAGAAGAGCCTGGTTATGAATGGTTGTATGATTTTTTAGTGGCTCATAAAGTAGAAATTGTCTCCTCTCTTCCTTCTGTTATGGAAAGTACCACTGACAACCAAAGAGGAAAAGGTGTATTTCAAAAGTCTATCACTGCCTTAAAGAAGTTAAATGCACTTGGTTATGGAACTACACTTCCAATCAACTTAGTTTACAATCCCAATGGCCTTTTCTTAAGTTCGGGACAAGTGCAGTTGGAAAAAGAATATAAGGATACTCTTTTCAAAAAATACGGAATTGTTTTTAACCAGCTGTTTTGTATCAATAATCTTCCCATCAATCGATTTCTTTCTTCTTTGGTAAGAGCCGGAAAATTTGAAATGTATATGGAAACTCTAGTCAATGCATACAATCCAGCCACGGTGGCAGGGCTTATGTGTTTGGACCAAATATCAGTAGGATATGATGGTTCTGTTTATGATTGTGACTTCAATCAAATGTTGGATTTGAAATCGAGAGAAGTAAAACATATCAAGGATTTCGATTTGCCAACTTACCTGAGTCGAGAAATCGTAGTAGCAAATCATTGTTACGGATGTACTGCTGGTGCAGGATCTAGTTGTGGTGGGGAGATTGTTTAGATGTCGATTCAAAATGAAAAAGACCTTCAGGGAATTTTAAAAGCAGGAAAGTTTGTGGCAAAGGTTCGTGAACTTTTAAAACTACTTGCTAAACCAGGAGTCTCCACTTTGGAACTAGACAACGTTGCCAAACTGGAATTTGAAAAAGCCGGTGCTTTTTCGGCTCCCAAGTTTGATTACAAATTTCCCGGATTTACCTGTATCAGTACCAATTTTGAAATTGCACATGGAATTCCTAAAAAAGATACCATCTTAAAAAATGGAGATTTAGTCAATATTGACGTTTCTGCAAAACTTGATGGTTATTATGCAGACACAGGAATTTCTTTTGTTGTAGGTAATGCAAACGAAACACTTCATAAGTTGTGTGAAACAGCTATTGAAGGTACGATGAGAGCCACAAAACAAGCGTTTACTGGAAATTATTTGCGAAACATTGGAAGAGAAATTCATTCTACCGCTGTGGAAAACGGATTTACTGTCATTAAAAATTTAGCAGGTCACGGTACAGGAAAAAAGCTTCATGAAGAACCACAGGTGTTGGTTTATGAAGAAAAACGTGACCAAAGAAAATTGGGAAACGGCCTTGTCCTTGCCATCGAATCTTTTATATCTACAGGAAGCCAAACCGCTTACGAAGAAGAAGATGGTTGGACACTCGTGGCAAGTAACCGTCGCGGGGAACTCAGTTATGTGGCACAATGTGAACATACAGTCATTGTCCAAAATGGAAAACCCATCATCGCCACACTTTGACTTTAGAAATCATCGAATCAGGTGCCTCTGAGGAAAATATTAGAGGTGTCATTGTCCTTTGGCCGAGTACTGGCGGTAATGCAAGATCCTTTCGGATTCGTGATGGCGAATTGGAGATATTGGGCCTTAGACTGATCAAGTTCAATCCTCCTTCACATGGAAATTCCAAAGGGAATTATGATCCCAAAACAGCCATACAATTGTTAGATGCCTATTTAACAAAATCTGAATACAAAAACAAAGAATTATATGGGATTGGGCATAGTGGGGGAGGGGCAGCCCTGATGATGTATGCCAAAGAAGTTTCCTTTCGAAAATTATTTTTACTATCTCCCATTTTGGATAGTGTTCTTAGCCTTCGGTATTTGTATGAATCAGGTTCTATCGAAGAGTTTAGTCGTCTCCTTCTTTTGCCTGAACTAGCGGATGATTTGCCTCCCAACAAACAAATCTTAGAGACTCTATCGAACTCAAATTGGTTAGATACGGGAAAGGTAGGCCATCTGAAAGTTCCCATTCAAAACTCTCGAATCCGATTAGATGATTTATCTCTATTTTTAAAGAATCTTTTTTTACCTGGATTTGTGGTAGATCCAACCCTTCTCCAAAAACGAACTAACTACAATATCTTCTTACCAAGAGAGGACAAGTGGTTCCCCAAAGAATACACAACTCGTTTTGCAAAAGAGAACGAACTAAACTGTTTCGAAATTCCAGAAGCTCCCGACCATTTTTTTTCTACTTCCTGGCTTACCGTCTGGAAACAAATCCAAAAGATTGGTTTTTAAAAGAAAGCATTCAGATCCAACCAAGAAATTCATTTAATTCGTTTACAAATGAATTAGAGTCATTTAGAATCTCCACCTGTATCTTCAGAGCTTAAATGATTTGGTTCTGATACAAAAGGAGGATTTGTGGAAACTATTTATCTGACACTCATTGGATTTACACTTTGGACTTTGGGACTTGGTGTCTTTTTGACTACGTATCGAAGTATTTTAGTGTTACTTGGAAAAAAGAAATCGAATGAATTCCCTGCCGGGATCCAACATGGTTCGGATTTTAATTGGAGATTGAACCGTGCCCATCTCAACAGTTTGGAAAACCTTCCCTTATTTATGACAGTGGTTTTTTTAACCTCCAATTTAGGTATGATTGATCATTTTGTGAACCAAGCAGGCCTTGTGATTTTAGGAGCAAGGGTTTTACAATCCCTCACTCATCTAACATCTACTAATGTCCTGGCGGTGAACATTCGGTTTACATTTTATATGATTCAAATTGTAACCTATATTGTTCTTTTGGTCCGTCTTGTTTAGACACCTTCTCGTTTTAAATCTCGGCTCATTAAAGCTTTGACTACTTCTTTCGGATCTTTATCTTCGTATAACATTCGATAGACTTCTTGGGTGATGGCCATTTCCACACCCAGTTTGTCAGAAAGATTTTTTGCAGAAAGTGTGGTTTTGACACCTTCCGCAACTTCGTTCATAGAAGCTAAAATATCTTTTAGTTTTTCACCTTTACCCAAACGAAAGCCAACCGTTCGATTTCTTGATCCTTCCCCACAACAGGTAAGAACCAAATCTCCCATTCCCGATGGCCCAAGGAAGGTCATGGGATCAGCTCCCATTTTGATTCCCATCCTTGTGATCTCGTTTAACCCGCGTGTAATGAGAGCAGCTCTTGTATTTTGGCCAAAACCAAGACCGTCGGCAACACCTGCTGCAATCGCGATGACGTTTTTTAAAGCACCACCCACTTCGACCCCAACCACATCGGGAGTCCAATAAGTTCGGAAGTAAGTAAAACTAAAGATCTCTTGCACTCGTTTGGCGGTGGCTTCATTTTTGGAAGCGATGGAAACAATGGTTGGAACTCGCCTCACCATTTCTTTGGCAAAACTAGGTCCAGAGAGATAAGAAAGCTGCGAATGAAATTGTCCCGGAAGTTCGGATTCAAAAATTTCGGAAACAAGCCGAAGGCTTTCGTTTTCGATCCCTTTGGATGCAGAAACAATGGGCACTTTGGATGGAATATGGTCTTTAATTTCTTTTAAAATCCCCGAAAGGGCGTGGCTTGGGGGAGCCGAAACAATCATATCTTTGTCTTTGACGACATGGATGAGATTGGTATCCGCTTTTAATTTTTCAGGGAGTACCAAATCAGGCATATGTTTGGTATTCATATGTTTTTCGTTGATGGACCTTGCCTGATCCTCACTTCGAGTCCAAAGGGTCACGTCGTAACCCTTGTCCGCTAAAATACTACCTAGTGCAGTGCCAAAACTTCCGGCGCCAATGATACCAATCTTCATGAGTTCAGTATTCTAAATCTGCTTTCCAAAAAGGCAATAGAAAATAAAAATTAAAATATGCTTTTAACGGATCTTCTCCGTTTCAATCCTCTAAATCTCTTTTTACCACCCAAAGTGGTCCCAAAGAGTAATTATAAAGTTACCTTACTTTTAGGTAGCTTACGAAAGGTCATAGCAACTGAGATCATTGCCGAAGATCCTGATTTAGAGAGTTTGGATGTCTCTTCTGCCAAGGGTGAAGTCATATTGACCGGAGTTTACCGAATGGGATGGCTCTGGATTGCCCGTTTTTTGAACGTAGAATCCATTCACTACCGGGTACGTTTGAAACCGGTATCGGTCAAAGACAACAAAGCACGGTTAAAGATTGTTGGGTATCGGGTTTGGGATACGAAACCAAGACGTTTTGACTTTGTTAGGTGGTTTGGTAAGGTAGATCCTTTTCACAAAAAAAAGGTATTTGAATCCATCTTAAATGCTGCCCCTCATATTTTATCAATCACAGGCCTACAATGGGAAATTCTTTTTGATTTGAATTATTTTCTTAATTTAGTTCCTTCCATTGCGGGAAAAATTGATATCCAATACATCATTGGTGACAACAACGAATTGTATATATTTGTAAGATCATCCACCATTCTAAAACCTCTTGTTGATTTTTTTGGACCTGAATATTTAAAGATCGATTATATCGAAGAAGATCGAGACATTCAGATGTTACTATGGGAAAATGAATAAATGAAAATCATTTATCTAACGGATATCCATGATGGACTTCATGGTCTAAAACGAATTCTGCAATCCACTGCTGCAGATTTATATTTGTTTTCCGGAGATATTATATATAAGGCTTTTTTTTCATTTGATCGTATCATCGATTTTTGTGGAGTCCAAGAAGAGTTATATTATTTGTTAACGGAAAGAAAAGATGATTCCACTCCTTTTGATTTTACAACTCATGCCATTCGTTTTCCAGAAAAATATTCTACTGCCATTGTAGAAAAATCACAAAAATATCGTGACTTGTATAAACTTGCTGCCAAAACGATGAAAGAAAAATATGAGATCATCGAAAAGCTAATTATCAAATATGCAAAATCACCTGTTTATTGTTTGCCGGGAAATTATGATTTGGATTTACAGTATACCGAATTATACCAACGCGAAGTTCATAGAAAAAGTTTTGATTTTAATAACTTAAAAGTTTCTGGATATGGCGGCGCACCCATCTGGACTTCTGGAATCCCTGAGAAACTAACGGTTGTTTTCCATGAGTACACAAAGAACGGAAAAAACTATAGTGAACCAGAAGATTTTTTCCGAGAAGAACTCCCCGACATTTGTTGGATTCATAATCCAGCCTATGGTTATTTTGACAATATCCCCGGAGTTGGAAAATGTGGAAGCCAAGGAATTCGTCGTTATTTAGATGATGAATCTCCTTCTCTTGTGGTTTCTGGTCATGTACACGAAGACCAGGGAATCAAAAAAACTAGAAATACTGTTTTTATCAATCCATCTAACTTTGGTGCTGTGGACTCTTTACATGGATTTCAAGAAGGCGGATATTATGCCGAAATTCTTATGGAAGGGAAAAAAGTAGTTCAATCTAATCTTTGCCAATTGCGAGGAGAGGATTGGCATACTTTGATTGAAGTGGATTGTTCAGAAAAAGAATTGAAGTTAATTTCACAAAACCCGATTTCCACAGTGAGTTCCGAAGATTATATCCGAGGCAATTAGATGGTCACCTTTCTAACGATTTGTGGTGTCCTATTTACAGTGGCTTTCTTTCTGTATGCACTGTCAGCCGTTGACAACCAAAGTTTAGACAAAAAAGAAAAGGAACGACTCGCAAAGGAAGGCAACTTACGAGTTGGGGATCCAAGAAAAGTATACGGAAAAGAAAAAGATCCGAATCTTCCCAGGCTTCGCCTATGCCCTGTTTGTGGGACGGTATTAAACAAAAACGAATTTTTATATGCTGCCATTTCTGCTTATACAAACAGTGAAGGGAAAAAACAGGCCCAAATTTACGGATGTAAATACTGTTATTTGATTTTGGATTCCGAAAAGAATACAACGAATTCTTCTGAAACAAGTGACAATGGATTTGGACCTCCTAAACCTACGGATGAACTATGAAACAGGGACTTGATTTATCACAAAGTTTATCTTCGCTAAAAGGAATAGGACCAAAACGAAAGTCAGTTCTTTTAGAACATGGAATCTCAACTTATTTTGAACTGCTTACGTATTTTCCACGTCGTTATTTGGATCGTAACTTTACAAAAGATATTATTTTAAAACAAGGGGATGTGGTCACTCTCCTTGGAACCATCGCTGATAGTTATATTGTTCATGGAAAAAAAAGTAGGTTACTCGTTGGATTTAGAACCCTAAACAATGAACGTATCAATTTGGTTTTTTTTCGTGGTGTGAATTTTTTTCATAAGATCTTTACCGTGGATAGAAAGGTTGTGGTTTCTGGAAAACTAGAATATTTCAAAGGTTATCAGATTCTACATCCTGAATATGAATTTTTATCTGACAAAGATGATCCAGAAGATTCCATCCATGCAGGTCGCATCATTCCTCTTTATCCGTCGACAGAAGCGCTCAAAGAAGAAGGTCTTGATTCTAAGGGGCTACGAAAATTGATGTTTCAAGTTTTGGAAGGAGGAAGTATCGCTGAAAATCTTCCACAGAAACTTGTCAAAAAACGAGAGTTACTTGGTCGTGATAAAGCTTTTCATGAAATCCATTTTCCGGAAACGATGGAAGCCGTACAAATTGCACGGAAAAGATTTGCTTACGAAGAATTTTTTTATTTTCAAAGACTCCTTCTTTATAAACAAAGAGAAAGGCAAAAAGTAAAACGTATGCTTTGGCCACTTCCCAAATCTCCTTCCAGGGAAAATTTGGAAAAAAATCTTCCCTTCGAGTTGACGGAAGACCAAAAAATAGCAGTCAATACGATTTTGTCACAGACAGGTTCCGATTCCCCGGCAGCCTTTTTACTCCAAGGGGATGTGGGCTCTGGAAAAACCATAACAGCCTTACTCATTGGTCTTCATTATATCGATAATCATATCCAAGTGGTTTTTTTAGCACCTACAGAAATTTTGGCACGCCAACATTACCAAACCATTTATAAATTTATGGGAAACATGCCTTTTCTTGGCATTGAACTTCTGCTTGGTGGTGAAAATAAAAAAACACGTTTGGAAAAATTGGCAAGGATCAAAACTGGTGAATCCAATATCATCATAGGAACACATTCCCTACTGCAAGAAGATGTAGTTTTTTCTGACCTTGGGCTTGTTGTGATTGATGAACAACATAAGTTTGGTGTGGACCAAAGAGAAACCATACGTTCCAAAGGAAAAAATCCCGATATTTTGGCAATGACGGCCACACCGATTCCTCGAACTCTTTGCCTAACTTTATATGGTGATTTAACTTTAGTTAATATCAAAACAAAACCCAAAGGCCGTAAACCCATTGACACTCGTTGGTACAAGGAAGATCGAAGGACAGGAGTTTATAATTCGATTCGTAAATATGTTGGTTCAGGTAGACAATGTTATATTGTTTATCCTTTAGTGGAAGAATCGGAAAAGGTAGATTTAGAATCCTGTACAGTCGCTTATGAAAACTTAAGAACAAATGTTTTCCCTGATCTAAAAATTGGTTTGTTACATGGGAAAATGAAAAGTGCCGAAAAAGAATCAGTGATGGAAAAATTCAAATCGGGAGAAATCCAAATCCTTGTCACTACCACTGTGGTAGAAGTGGGGGTTGATGTACCCAATGCAACCATTTTGGTTGTAGAACATGCTGACCGGTTTGGAATCTCCCAATTACACCAGTTACGTGGTCGTGTTGGTCGAAGTGATATCGAAAGTTTTTGTATTTTGATGACGGGTGATTTTATCAGTGATGAAGGAAAAGATCGTTTAGAAGCACTTGTTACTTCCAATGATGGATATTTTTTGGCTGAAAAGGATTTGGCGATCCGGGGGCCGGGAGAACTTCTTGGTGTCAAACAAAGTGGGTTACCTGAATTTAAAATTGCCGATTTAGTGACAGATCGGAGTTTACTCGATGAAGCCAAAGAGGATGCTTCTTCTTTTCCATTGGATGATCCTACTGAACTGACTGAATTGAGTACAAGATTCAGTGAAGGCAAATTTTTATTTGCGAATTAATCCTAAAATTTTTAATGAACTTAACTATGTTGCGAACTAAGTATATTTCCCTTTTGTTTGTTTCTTTCTTTTTGGTCTGCGGAGAAAAACCTGTCAAACCTTCCAAAACAGATTTGTATTTAGGAATTGAAAAAACAGTTTATCTGACAGGTAAGTTTAATTCACCAGGCCCACTAGCACCCGTTATCTTAGAGGAAAATGAAAAAGAACATTTCCTTCGTCCAGAAGTCAAAAAAGCTCTCCATCAAATGGTAAATGATTTTGAAGATTCTAAACCAACTTCTTACAAACAACATATCTTTTTGGTATCTTCGTTTCGCAATTTTAGCCACCAAAAAGGAATTTGGGAATCAAAGTTCACTGGTAAAAAGGCAATGCGTCTTCCCATCAATGGAAAATCGCAAGAAGAGATCATCGGTTTGATTTTGGAATTTTCCAGTGCTCCAGGAACTTCTCGTCATCACTGGGGAACCGATTTTGATATCAATGCATTAGATAATGCTTATTTTGAAGATAAGGGAAAAGGAAAAATCCTTTATGATTGGCTAAAACAAAATGCATCCAAATATGGGTTTTGCCAACCTTACAGTAGTTTATCGACAAGGAACAATAAAGGATACCAAGAAGAAAAATGGCATTGGTCTTATGCTCCTATCTCCAATCAATTAGCAAAAGAATGGATTAAGGGATTCTCTTCAGGTGAGATTCAATTGAACGGAAGTTTTTTAGGGGCTGAAGTTCTTGGAGACCGGGCTTTGGATTATGTTCGTTCCATAAACCCGGATTGTGAAAAAATTCAGAGTCCTTCTTTATAAGTTTTTATAAAGATTCCACATACTAGAAAGCAGAGTTTTAGCATCGCTGTGTTCTGGTTTCCAATTGAGGAGTTCTCTTGCTTTTGCAGAAGATGCTAAAAGTTTTGCAGGGTCTCCTGCTCGCCTAGGGCCTGTTTTGTGAGAAATGGTTTTTCCTACTACTTTTTCCGAAAGGTCAGCCATTTCTTTCACCGAATATCCAGATTCCGAACCTAAATTAACCGTTAAACTTTCGTTTTTCGACATGATGTAGTTTAGTGCCAAAACATGGGCCTTTGCTAAATCAGAAACATGGATGTAGTCACGAACACAGGTTCCATCCTCAGTATCATAATCGGTTCCAAAAATTTCATAACCGTT is a genomic window containing:
- a CDS encoding AMP-dependent synthetase/ligase — encoded protein: MANNLAEVYKESAEKFGPRPAFWYKNAQKDYQALTYKELYEDGLALAEALIELGVKAREHVGVLADNRMEWIIADCAVLTAGAANVPRGSDITDSEIVYILNHSEAKVVFVENDKVYEKYKNNKSQVKSVKTVIIMDKDTKLKSGAGILHFYDLLEQGRDMRAKGKREAEKRMAGIKPDDLYTLIYTSGTTGMPKGVMLMHSNMIHQMHYVVPRVAKVSPDDRMLSILPVWHIFERVVEYFAIINGGSTYYTKVTELRNDIQKARPTFMASAPRVWESIYNGIYTRINDPKQTPPVRRLLFKVAYFFSKHYHAAIRFLKGWEVDYEGRNIIQSLALSVVSIIKLLLTGPFTVTILTILAAQFGLPEESPLKTPLYVIAGLGVLFNSFTLDRIVLAKIRQATGGHLRATLSGGGALQKHVDAFFMDIGITVLEGYGMTETGPVISARTFDRPIMGSVGDIVPLSQVQIRDDAGNVLCHIDDKKNIIFGKLGVKGVVHIKGPQVMKGYYKNPETTKKTIVDNWMNTGDIGMINFKKTLTLTGRAKDTIVLLGGENVEPVPIENKIDESTYIKQSMIVGQDQKVLGAIIVPDFDALIPWAEENGISEKNPEKLITNPKVVDFYKKEVRNFNSVKTGFKNFEQVQYVTLITKPFEVGDELTNLMKMKRHVITEKYKDRILELYKNS
- a CDS encoding enoyl-CoA hydratase/isomerase family protein encodes the protein MTPFAEIFHGERILEIKMQSNEKNTFDFEAFVLFEQILNKHANNPNLRVLLFTSAQTQFFSNGIEPTLMYGKTESDVRKSVEQLLRTAQTYFQFPVPTIAVVNGHCMAAGAVFALFSDYRYMVDKGARIGFSEAIVGLNFPSIPTIVLQDLVGVKVTRDLLFTGKQIKGPEAKEIGLVDELFSADSLFGESLKFAESLSKLTNNSSRGMKTALREPYRKKMESLFQIDADLFTKVILSPDGQEGFLSLIEKRRPKFST
- a CDS encoding arsenosugar biosynthesis-associated peroxidase-like protein, translating into MAENHYYNAKDLGKFGEIGRTNPALADKFFGYYNAVMAEGALSEREKALIALAVAHALKCPYCIDAYTTTSLQKGADEAQMNEAVHVAAAMAAGINLVHSVQMQNKIDELSF
- the arsS gene encoding arsenosugar biosynthesis radical SAM (seleno)protein ArsS (Some members of this family are selenoproteins.) yields the protein MNVSEQHSTLRSFSGKSFQETIGKTIPARSLKVFQINLGRWCNQACRHCHVDASPIRTEVMDRATVDLCLDLISKIPEIETVDITGGAPEGNPNFKYLVEEVSKLGKRVMDRCNLTILEEPGYEWLYDFLVAHKVEIVSSLPSVMESTTDNQRGKGVFQKSITALKKLNALGYGTTLPINLVYNPNGLFLSSGQVQLEKEYKDTLFKKYGIVFNQLFCINNLPINRFLSSLVRAGKFEMYMETLVNAYNPATVAGLMCLDQISVGYDGSVYDCDFNQMLDLKSREVKHIKDFDLPTYLSREIVVANHCYGCTAGAGSSCGGEIV
- the map gene encoding type I methionyl aminopeptidase, with the translated sequence MSIQNEKDLQGILKAGKFVAKVRELLKLLAKPGVSTLELDNVAKLEFEKAGAFSAPKFDYKFPGFTCISTNFEIAHGIPKKDTILKNGDLVNIDVSAKLDGYYADTGISFVVGNANETLHKLCETAIEGTMRATKQAFTGNYLRNIGREIHSTAVENGFTVIKNLAGHGTGKKLHEEPQVLVYEEKRDQRKLGNGLVLAIESFISTGSQTAYEEEDGWTLVASNRRGELSYVAQCEHTVIVQNGKPIIATL
- a CDS encoding alpha/beta hydrolase, with the translated sequence MTLEIIESGASEENIRGVIVLWPSTGGNARSFRIRDGELEILGLRLIKFNPPSHGNSKGNYDPKTAIQLLDAYLTKSEYKNKELYGIGHSGGGAALMMYAKEVSFRKLFLLSPILDSVLSLRYLYESGSIEEFSRLLLLPELADDLPPNKQILETLSNSNWLDTGKVGHLKVPIQNSRIRLDDLSLFLKNLFLPGFVVDPTLLQKRTNYNIFLPREDKWFPKEYTTRFAKENELNCFEIPEAPDHFFSTSWLTVWKQIQKIGF
- a CDS encoding MAPEG family protein → METIYLTLIGFTLWTLGLGVFLTTYRSILVLLGKKKSNEFPAGIQHGSDFNWRLNRAHLNSLENLPLFMTVVFLTSNLGMIDHFVNQAGLVILGARVLQSLTHLTSTNVLAVNIRFTFYMIQIVTYIVLLVRLV
- a CDS encoding NAD(P)H-dependent glycerol-3-phosphate dehydrogenase; translated protein: MKIGIIGAGSFGTALGSILADKGYDVTLWTRSEDQARSINEKHMNTKHMPDLVLPEKLKADTNLIHVVKDKDMIVSAPPSHALSGILKEIKDHIPSKVPIVSASKGIENESLRLVSEIFESELPGQFHSQLSYLSGPSFAKEMVRRVPTIVSIASKNEATAKRVQEIFSFTYFRTYWTPDVVGVEVGGALKNVIAIAAGVADGLGFGQNTRAALITRGLNEITRMGIKMGADPMTFLGPSGMGDLVLTCCGEGSRNRTVGFRLGKGEKLKDILASMNEVAEGVKTTLSAKNLSDKLGVEMAITQEVYRMLYEDKDPKEVVKALMSRDLKREGV
- a CDS encoding metallophosphoesterase family protein; amino-acid sequence: MKIIYLTDIHDGLHGLKRILQSTAADLYLFSGDIIYKAFFSFDRIIDFCGVQEELYYLLTERKDDSTPFDFTTHAIRFPEKYSTAIVEKSQKYRDLYKLAAKTMKEKYEIIEKLIIKYAKSPVYCLPGNYDLDLQYTELYQREVHRKSFDFNNLKVSGYGGAPIWTSGIPEKLTVVFHEYTKNGKNYSEPEDFFREELPDICWIHNPAYGYFDNIPGVGKCGSQGIRRYLDDESPSLVVSGHVHEDQGIKKTRNTVFINPSNFGAVDSLHGFQEGGYYAEILMEGKKVVQSNLCQLRGEDWHTLIEVDCSEKELKLISQNPISTVSSEDYIRGN